In Brockia lithotrophica, one DNA window encodes the following:
- a CDS encoding Translation initiation factor 3 — MNEAIRAREVRLIGPDGQQIGIVPLREALRIAREANLDLVNVAPQATPPVCRIMDYGKFRFEQSKKERESRKKQKTVEIKEVRFSPTIDEHDFQTKLRHIRSFLEDGDKVKCTLRFRGRQITHADLGQEVMQRIAEAVADLATVERKPLMEGRQLIMILAPRQARPAAPPAREAQVREEEPHV, encoded by the coding sequence GTGAACGAGGCGATTCGCGCGCGTGAAGTGCGGCTCATCGGGCCCGACGGCCAACAAATCGGCATCGTCCCTCTCCGGGAAGCCTTGCGCATCGCCCGCGAGGCAAACCTCGATCTCGTGAACGTGGCACCGCAGGCGACGCCGCCCGTGTGCCGGATCATGGACTACGGGAAGTTCCGTTTCGAACAAAGCAAGAAGGAGCGGGAGTCTCGCAAGAAGCAGAAGACCGTAGAGATCAAGGAAGTTCGCTTCAGCCCCACGATCGACGAGCACGACTTTCAGACGAAGCTCCGCCACATCCGTTCCTTTCTCGAGGACGGCGACAAGGTAAAGTGCACGCTTCGTTTTCGCGGGCGCCAAATCACGCACGCAGACTTGGGGCAAGAGGTCATGCAGCGCATCGCCGAGGCGGTCGCCGATCTCGCCACCGTCGAGCGGAAACCGCTCATGGAAGGCCGGCAGCTCATCATGATCCTCGCCCCGCGTCAGGCTCGGCCTGCAGCGCCACCGGCGCGGGAGGCCCAAGTTCGGGAAGAAGAACCTCACGTGTGA
- a CDS encoding Phenylalanyl-tRNA synthetase alpha chain, translating to MDFQKLDTSELERIASEARARIALAADEATLEGLRVEYLGKRGVLSLARERLRELPPEERPAAGRALNAAWEEVERAYEERRAALRAEETKRRLEAERLDLSLPGEPYPLGAAHPILRVIEEIEEIFLHLGYSVVEGPEVEWDLYNFERLNIPPDHPARDMQDSFYLAEDVLLRTHTSPVQVRTLLARGGGLPVRIVAPGTVYRRDEDDATHSHMFTQVEGLVVDEGVSLADLKGTLLAFARAFFGEGTRIRLRPSFFPFTEPSVEVDVSCHKCGGVGCNVCKFTGWIEVLGAGMVHPEVLRGAGYDPERVSGFAFGLGVERLAMIKYGVEDIRSFYTGDVRFLRPFRVHA from the coding sequence ATGGATTTCCAGAAGCTCGACACCTCGGAATTAGAGCGGATCGCTTCGGAAGCGCGTGCGCGCATCGCCTTGGCCGCCGACGAAGCCACCCTCGAGGGGTTGCGCGTCGAATACCTCGGAAAGCGGGGTGTTCTTTCGCTCGCCCGCGAGCGTCTGCGGGAGCTTCCGCCGGAAGAGCGTCCCGCCGCAGGTCGGGCGCTCAACGCCGCATGGGAAGAGGTGGAGCGGGCGTACGAGGAGCGCCGGGCCGCGCTTCGGGCGGAAGAGACGAAGCGGCGCCTGGAAGCGGAACGACTCGACCTTTCCCTCCCCGGGGAACCGTATCCCCTCGGAGCGGCACACCCCATCCTGCGCGTGATCGAAGAGATCGAAGAGATTTTCCTCCACCTCGGCTACTCCGTCGTCGAGGGACCGGAGGTGGAGTGGGATTTGTACAACTTCGAGCGTTTGAACATCCCCCCTGACCACCCGGCGCGGGACATGCAGGACAGCTTCTACCTGGCAGAAGACGTACTTCTCCGCACGCACACGTCGCCCGTGCAGGTTCGCACGCTCCTCGCCCGCGGGGGCGGACTGCCCGTGCGCATCGTCGCCCCGGGTACGGTGTACCGTCGCGACGAGGACGACGCCACCCACTCGCACATGTTCACGCAGGTAGAAGGGCTCGTCGTCGACGAGGGGGTGAGTTTGGCCGACCTCAAAGGCACGCTCCTCGCCTTTGCTCGCGCCTTCTTCGGCGAAGGTACGCGAATCCGCCTGCGGCCGAGCTTTTTCCCGTTTACGGAGCCGAGCGTCGAGGTGGACGTCTCTTGCCACAAGTGCGGAGGCGTGGGGTGCAACGTGTGCAAGTTTACGGGTTGGATCGAGGTCCTGGGCGCGGGGATGGTGCACCCGGAGGTACTCCGCGGGGCGGGGTACGATCCGGAACGCGTGTCCGGCTTTGCTTTCGGCCTCGGCGTCGAACGTCTGGCGATGATCAAGTACGGCGTAGAGGACATTCGCTCTTTTTACACGGGAGATGTGCGCTTCCTGCGGCCGTTCCGCGTACATGCTTGA
- a CDS encoding putative membrane protein, with the protein MSVPQKPGMGSGTVPRCGPCRHPFWRFLPLTLGAFFVAFGFSRFFLPHHIIDAGVNGLAMLLAYRLHLFLPALVLFFNAPFLYLGYREFGGRFVLGAGYALLALAFFLGVLAPPVPLTESPILASIFGGLFVGLGIGLILRGQGSVDGMDLLALVLSERTDFSVGEIALALNAVVFALAAFLLSPESGMYSALAYYVAFRTVDVVLQGLDESRSVLIVTSAGAEIAEAVGRELGRTVTRFAVTCVGERVEPRTALYIVLTRLEIERLKSLVLDYDPEAIVVVENVHDVVGAHTLKRPVREGEE; encoded by the coding sequence ATGTCGGTTCCCCAGAAGCCGGGGATGGGTTCGGGCACGGTACCCCGGTGCGGCCCTTGTCGCCACCCCTTTTGGCGCTTTCTTCCGCTCACCCTCGGCGCCTTCTTTGTCGCCTTCGGCTTTTCCCGCTTCTTTTTGCCGCACCACATCATCGACGCGGGGGTCAACGGGTTGGCGATGCTCCTCGCCTACCGCCTGCACCTCTTTTTGCCCGCCTTGGTCTTATTCTTCAACGCCCCTTTTCTCTACTTGGGGTACCGGGAGTTTGGCGGTCGCTTCGTGCTCGGGGCGGGCTACGCCCTCCTCGCGTTGGCGTTCTTCCTCGGCGTCTTGGCGCCGCCGGTTCCGCTCACCGAGAGCCCGATCCTCGCCAGCATCTTCGGCGGACTCTTCGTAGGGTTGGGCATCGGCCTCATCCTCCGCGGCCAGGGCTCCGTCGACGGGATGGACCTCTTGGCGCTCGTTCTTTCGGAGAGGACGGACTTTTCCGTGGGAGAAATCGCCCTCGCCTTGAACGCCGTCGTCTTCGCTTTGGCGGCCTTCCTCCTTTCGCCGGAGAGCGGGATGTACTCCGCCCTCGCGTACTACGTCGCCTTCCGCACGGTGGACGTTGTCCTGCAGGGCTTGGACGAATCGCGCTCCGTGCTCATCGTGACGAGCGCCGGCGCGGAAATTGCCGAGGCGGTCGGGCGCGAGCTCGGCCGAACGGTGACCCGTTTTGCGGTGACCTGCGTCGGGGAGCGGGTGGAACCGCGCACCGCCTTGTACATCGTCCTCACGCGTCTCGAAATCGAGCGTCTTAAATCCCTCGTCCTCGACTACGACCCCGAAGCCATCGTCGTCGTGGAGAACGTGCACGACGTCGTGGGCGCGCACACGCTCAAGCGTCCGGTGCGCGAGGGAGAGGAGTGA
- a CDS encoding putative amino acid ligase has translation MGDFLCGVAFRAARLVRLLLRLRPEGGSSLPGYVFLKLCPRGLSHWADQVTHVLFLTGTNGKTTTTALVASALRESGISVVTNDKGANMPSGLATAFVNAADPSGRLPRGAYAVFEVDEGSLPALVRELAPDVVVLLNLYPDQLDRYGSPRELSERLRKTLAELDRSFEGRFTVVANADQPLTVYAAQGARSPSYFGLEAGEERDEGEAPSEACPYCGAPLVYTVRLPEALGPHLGRYRCPVCGFRRPDADVREGRILPPDSFTRGFLLEVSGRTFAVPLLGTYNAYTVLAAWSAASALGVSPDAFARALARFRLPRGRMEVLRASGVRATLNLAKNAAGMRVTLSEFLRREGPKRFLLAVNNAPADGEDASWIADAGLSALVRSDVEAVVVTGTRREDLARVLREEGFAAERLFVEAEPRTAVARLLGSPYPLAEVFHADTGLFLIANYTALPPVREALVASGFTPGEEGEPQRDEVPPRGRDQTIA, from the coding sequence ATGGGCGACTTTCTGTGTGGCGTAGCCTTTCGCGCGGCCCGGCTCGTAAGACTTCTTTTGCGCCTGCGGCCGGAAGGCGGGTCGAGCTTGCCCGGCTACGTCTTTTTGAAGCTTTGCCCTCGGGGATTGTCCCATTGGGCGGACCAAGTGACACACGTCCTGTTCCTCACGGGGACGAACGGCAAGACGACGACCACCGCTCTCGTCGCCAGTGCCTTGCGCGAGAGCGGGATCTCGGTGGTCACGAACGACAAAGGCGCGAACATGCCCTCGGGTCTCGCTACGGCTTTTGTGAACGCGGCAGATCCTTCGGGGCGGTTGCCTCGGGGTGCCTACGCCGTCTTCGAGGTGGACGAGGGGAGCCTCCCTGCGCTCGTCCGCGAACTGGCGCCGGACGTCGTCGTCCTCCTCAACCTCTACCCCGACCAGCTCGACCGCTACGGGTCTCCGCGCGAGCTTTCTGAACGCCTGCGGAAAACGTTGGCGGAGCTCGACCGAAGCTTCGAAGGACGCTTTACCGTCGTAGCCAACGCCGACCAGCCGCTCACCGTGTACGCCGCCCAGGGGGCAAGGTCTCCGTCGTATTTCGGGCTCGAAGCCGGCGAGGAACGCGACGAGGGGGAGGCGCCCTCGGAGGCTTGTCCCTATTGTGGGGCCCCCCTCGTGTACACCGTACGCCTTCCCGAGGCGCTGGGGCCCCACCTAGGGCGTTACCGCTGCCCGGTGTGCGGATTTCGGCGGCCGGACGCGGACGTGCGGGAAGGGAGGATCCTCCCTCCGGATTCCTTCACCCGGGGCTTTCTCCTCGAGGTTTCCGGTCGGACGTTTGCCGTGCCACTTTTGGGTACCTACAACGCCTACACGGTCCTCGCCGCCTGGAGCGCCGCTTCTGCCCTCGGCGTTTCTCCCGATGCCTTTGCCCGAGCCCTCGCGCGTTTTCGCCTTCCCCGGGGACGGATGGAAGTGCTTCGCGCTTCGGGCGTTCGGGCGACGCTCAACCTGGCCAAAAATGCAGCGGGGATGCGCGTTACCCTGTCTGAGTTTCTCCGACGGGAGGGGCCCAAACGTTTTCTCCTGGCGGTAAACAACGCCCCGGCCGACGGTGAGGATGCGAGCTGGATTGCCGATGCGGGTCTGTCCGCGCTCGTGCGGTCGGACGTAGAGGCGGTCGTCGTCACCGGTACGCGGCGCGAGGACCTCGCCCGGGTGCTTCGGGAGGAGGGATTTGCGGCAGAGCGCCTTTTCGTAGAGGCGGAACCGCGCACGGCAGTTGCCCGCCTCCTCGGGTCCCCGTACCCCCTGGCGGAGGTTTTCCACGCGGACACCGGCCTTTTTCTCATCGCCAACTACACGGCCCTACCTCCCGTACGCGAAGCCCTCGTGGCGTCGGGGTTTACCCCGGGAGAAGAGGGCGAACCCCAAAGGGATGAAGTCCCTCCCCGCGGTCGCGACCAGACGATCGCCTGA
- a CDS encoding Phenylalanyl-tRNA synthetase beta chain — protein sequence MRVSLSWLSDYVDIWDIEPRELARRLTMAGLEVDAVEVRNRGVEGVITARVADVSPHPNADRLVVARVETGENTYTVVSGAPNVRVGDVVLFAPPGAKLPGHTLETREFRGVLSQGMLVSYRELGLHDDLLPRELREGIYVFPPGTSVGMDGVQALGLDDTVLVLDLTPNRADALSMLGVAYEVAALADREVYEPKVPFFSEEPNEDVRVRVEAPEDAPLYLGRLIEGVRIGPSPQWLVNRLLAAGIRPLNNVVDVTNYVMLEFGQPLHAFDADAIASGEVCVRPAREGERFVTLDGKERVLREGMLLITDGGRPVGIAGVMGGANSEIREGTTRVFLESAYFRPAQIRRTAQALGLRSEASRRFERGVDPERVRAALDRAAGLIVQIAGGRVVGGIAGGVYSGAGLPKPARIALSEKKLYTLLGTRLPREQVERIFRRLGFSAVSTQEGWTVEVPTRRLDVRIPEDLVEEIARLVGYEEIPAASPGGVVDGRGRTFAQELRRRLRHALVRWGFFELYAYRLLSEAELGRFPALLPSGRGDGWATVDPAKALRVLHPMSDAHVYLRPTLLPSLLAAAQYNASRGERDLRLFEVGPVFFPSGEGEDPFDHAPRPHHTPVREVLHLGVLLAGEKEPFHWRGSRRSVDVYDAKGVFEALLTLFGVRGAWDVVPRVLPGLHPGRTAELRVGGEPVGLVAEVHPEIAEVYGLSRPVVLEVDLERFFPLAAREVQAEEVPRFPGVRRDLSFFVPEEVPAAALLRVARAAAGEELEDIVLFDVYRGEGVPQGKRSLAFAFFFRRPDRTLTDEEVDVRMEAIRRALDADFPVEWRTA from the coding sequence ATGCGCGTTTCGCTTTCCTGGCTTTCGGACTACGTGGACATCTGGGACATCGAACCCCGCGAGCTCGCCCGACGCTTGACCATGGCCGGGCTCGAAGTGGATGCCGTCGAGGTACGCAATCGCGGGGTGGAAGGGGTGATCACCGCGCGGGTGGCGGACGTATCCCCGCACCCCAACGCCGACCGGCTCGTCGTCGCCCGCGTCGAGACGGGAGAAAACACGTACACGGTCGTGAGCGGGGCACCGAACGTACGGGTGGGGGACGTCGTCCTCTTTGCCCCGCCCGGGGCCAAGCTCCCGGGTCACACGCTTGAAACCCGAGAGTTTCGCGGCGTCCTCTCCCAGGGGATGCTCGTCTCCTACCGCGAACTCGGTCTCCACGACGACCTTCTTCCCCGGGAGCTCAGGGAGGGGATTTACGTGTTCCCTCCCGGAACGAGCGTCGGGATGGACGGGGTGCAAGCCTTAGGCCTCGACGACACCGTTCTCGTCCTCGACCTCACGCCCAACCGTGCCGACGCCTTGAGCATGCTCGGTGTGGCATACGAAGTCGCGGCGCTTGCGGACCGCGAGGTGTACGAGCCCAAGGTCCCCTTCTTTTCCGAGGAACCGAACGAGGACGTCCGCGTGCGCGTCGAGGCTCCCGAAGACGCGCCTCTGTACCTCGGCCGCCTCATCGAAGGGGTGCGCATTGGCCCGTCGCCACAGTGGCTCGTGAACCGCCTCCTCGCCGCGGGAATTCGCCCCCTGAACAACGTCGTAGACGTCACGAACTACGTGATGCTGGAGTTCGGCCAACCGCTTCACGCCTTCGACGCCGACGCGATCGCGAGCGGGGAAGTTTGCGTCCGTCCGGCCCGGGAGGGCGAACGGTTCGTCACCCTGGACGGGAAGGAACGCGTGCTGCGCGAGGGAATGCTCCTCATCACGGACGGGGGGCGCCCCGTTGGGATTGCCGGCGTGATGGGGGGCGCGAACTCGGAGATCAGGGAGGGGACGACGCGCGTCTTTCTCGAATCCGCCTACTTCCGCCCGGCGCAGATTCGCCGCACGGCCCAGGCGCTCGGTCTTCGCTCCGAAGCTTCGCGGCGCTTCGAACGCGGGGTCGACCCCGAGCGCGTGCGGGCCGCCCTCGATCGCGCCGCGGGGCTCATCGTCCAGATCGCCGGCGGACGCGTCGTCGGAGGGATTGCCGGTGGGGTATATTCGGGGGCGGGCTTACCCAAACCGGCGCGCATCGCGCTTTCGGAGAAGAAGCTCTACACCTTGCTCGGGACGCGCCTTCCGCGCGAGCAGGTGGAGAGGATCTTTCGTCGCCTTGGCTTTTCCGCCGTCTCTACCCAGGAGGGTTGGACGGTGGAGGTCCCTACGCGTCGTCTCGACGTGCGCATTCCCGAAGACCTCGTGGAGGAGATCGCGCGCCTCGTCGGGTACGAGGAGATTCCGGCGGCTTCCCCGGGCGGCGTCGTCGACGGGCGGGGGAGGACCTTCGCGCAGGAACTCCGCCGCCGCCTTCGCCACGCCCTCGTTCGCTGGGGATTTTTCGAACTCTACGCCTACCGCCTGCTGTCCGAGGCGGAGCTCGGGCGCTTCCCGGCCCTCCTCCCTTCCGGACGGGGAGACGGGTGGGCGACGGTAGATCCCGCGAAAGCCCTCCGCGTGCTCCATCCGATGAGCGACGCCCACGTGTACCTGCGCCCGACCCTTCTTCCCTCGCTCCTCGCTGCCGCCCAGTACAACGCCAGTCGCGGAGAGCGCGATCTTCGCCTCTTCGAGGTAGGTCCGGTCTTCTTTCCAAGCGGGGAGGGGGAAGACCCGTTTGACCACGCGCCGCGTCCTCACCACACCCCCGTGCGGGAAGTTCTTCACCTCGGCGTTCTCCTCGCGGGAGAAAAGGAACCCTTTCACTGGCGCGGCTCCCGCCGAAGCGTCGACGTCTACGACGCCAAAGGGGTCTTCGAGGCGCTCCTCACGCTCTTCGGAGTCCGGGGCGCGTGGGACGTGGTTCCCCGCGTCCTCCCGGGCTTGCATCCGGGAAGGACGGCAGAGCTTCGCGTGGGCGGCGAACCCGTTGGCCTTGTGGCGGAAGTCCATCCGGAAATCGCCGAGGTGTACGGTCTTTCCCGCCCGGTGGTTCTCGAGGTGGACCTCGAGCGCTTTTTCCCGCTCGCGGCGCGCGAAGTTCAGGCAGAGGAAGTTCCCCGTTTCCCCGGCGTGCGCCGCGACCTGAGCTTTTTCGTGCCGGAAGAGGTTCCCGCGGCGGCCCTCCTCCGCGTCGCCCGCGCGGCCGCCGGGGAGGAACTCGAAGACATCGTCCTCTTCGACGTCTACCGCGGGGAAGGGGTCCCGCAGGGAAAGCGCTCGCTTGCTTTCGCCTTCTTCTTCCGCAGACCGGACCGAACGCTCACGGACGAAGAGGTCGACGTGCGGATGGAGGCGATTCGCCGCGCCTTGGACGCCGACTTTCCCGTGGAGTGGCGAACGGCGTAG
- a CDS encoding Small, acid-soluble spore protein I, giving the protein MAPISGTINLRQALEAKLSGATHQELRETIEDAIQSREEMILPGLGYLFEILWKHADEAERSRILDVLARHFS; this is encoded by the coding sequence ATGGCACCGATTTCGGGAACGATCAACCTCCGCCAAGCTCTCGAAGCGAAGCTGAGCGGCGCGACGCACCAGGAACTCCGGGAGACGATCGAAGATGCGATTCAGAGCCGCGAAGAGATGATCCTCCCGGGGCTCGGGTACCTCTTCGAGATCCTTTGGAAACACGCGGACGAGGCAGAACGCTCGCGAATCCTCGACGTCCTCGCCCGTCACTTCTCCTAG
- a CDS encoding RNA methyltransferase, TrmH family gives MFLEGRRLVLDAWAAGAVTSLLLEEGVYGRALSGADLELAAVLAAAPDRRVPVFVLAPDVVRRLAATVTPQGIFATARTFAPPEELSALAARPSLSLAVLAGVQDPGNAGTILRTAEAAGVDGVLVLRGSVDPYGDKVLRAGMGAHFRIPLWEGTEETLASLRRSGVVLLGADPRGDTTVWDVAWPPRFALVLGSEGGGIPREIGALLDVRVRIPIYGRAESLNVSAAAAVLLYAWRQARERAERRG, from the coding sequence GTGTTCCTAGAAGGGAGGCGTCTCGTCCTCGACGCGTGGGCAGCGGGGGCGGTGACTTCCCTCCTCTTGGAAGAAGGTGTATACGGCAGGGCTCTTTCCGGAGCCGATCTCGAGCTCGCCGCCGTCCTCGCCGCCGCGCCAGACCGACGGGTCCCCGTCTTCGTGCTCGCGCCGGACGTCGTCCGCCGCCTCGCGGCGACCGTGACGCCCCAGGGGATCTTTGCCACGGCGCGCACGTTCGCTCCTCCGGAAGAGCTGTCCGCGCTCGCCGCTCGCCCTTCCCTCAGCCTCGCGGTCCTCGCTGGCGTGCAGGATCCGGGTAACGCGGGAACCATTTTGCGCACGGCAGAAGCAGCGGGTGTCGACGGAGTTCTCGTTCTGCGGGGTTCTGTCGATCCTTACGGGGACAAGGTCCTTCGGGCGGGCATGGGTGCCCACTTCCGCATCCCCCTGTGGGAGGGGACGGAGGAGACGCTCGCCTCCCTTCGCCGGTCCGGAGTTGTCCTCTTGGGCGCCGATCCGCGGGGAGACACGACCGTGTGGGACGTGGCTTGGCCCCCGCGCTTCGCCCTGGTCCTGGGGAGCGAAGGAGGGGGGATCCCCCGGGAGATCGGGGCGCTCTTGGACGTCCGCGTGCGAATTCCTATCTACGGGCGGGCCGAGTCGTTGAACGTGTCTGCCGCCGCCGCCGTTCTCCTTTATGCCTGGCGGCAGGCGCGCGAACGCGCGGAGCGCAGAGGGTAG
- a CDS encoding LSU ribosomal protein L20p: MRVKGGTVTRRRHKKILKLAKGYRGAKHSLYRVAKQQVMKSLVYAYRDRRQRKRDFRRLWIVRINAAVRAHGLTYNRFIYGLKQAGVAVNRKMLADLAVRDPQAFLALVEKAKAALA, encoded by the coding sequence ATGCGCGTCAAGGGCGGAACGGTCACGCGCCGGCGCCACAAGAAGATCCTCAAGCTCGCCAAGGGATATCGGGGAGCCAAGCACTCGCTGTACCGCGTCGCAAAGCAACAGGTCATGAAGTCCCTCGTGTACGCGTACCGCGACCGGCGGCAGCGGAAGCGCGACTTTCGTCGCCTGTGGATCGTGCGGATCAACGCCGCCGTACGGGCGCACGGCCTCACGTACAACCGCTTCATCTACGGCTTGAAGCAGGCGGGCGTTGCGGTAAACCGGAAGATGCTTGCGGACCTCGCCGTCCGCGATCCCCAGGCGTTTCTCGCGCTCGTGGAAAAGGCCAAGGCGGCCCTCGCCTGA
- a CDS encoding Cobalt-zinc-cadmium resistance protein, with amino-acid sequence MVEDRTRARIEAHLGILSAVGNAFLALLKLGLGWAGQSRALFSDGIHNVADLLVGGVGALSARVAEKPPDEDHPYGHGKAEVLVAAGVAAFLGVLALLLVAQGIASFGNPEPPIPSWETLAAALFSLVLKVILYRTTIREAERLSSYALRAVALDHRSDIWSSLAAASGILGSYLACATPYAWFRHADAVGSIVVAVLILHMAYDLLRETGDILMERTLPSETLERYAQVVRSFPEVRHIDRLRARTHGHYILVDLRIAVDEDLTVAQGHELGRAVKDALIAGDPRIREVLVHLNPYPRPAAGSIPDAGRPATSGLPRAEDERETSGRSP; translated from the coding sequence ATGGTAGAGGATCGCACGCGAGCCCGAATCGAAGCGCACCTCGGGATCCTGAGCGCCGTGGGAAACGCCTTCCTCGCGCTGCTCAAGCTCGGCCTCGGGTGGGCGGGGCAGAGCCGCGCACTCTTTTCCGACGGAATCCACAACGTAGCGGACCTCCTCGTCGGCGGCGTCGGGGCGCTGAGCGCGCGCGTTGCGGAAAAGCCGCCGGACGAAGACCACCCGTACGGACACGGCAAGGCCGAGGTCCTCGTCGCCGCAGGCGTCGCCGCCTTTCTCGGTGTTCTGGCGCTCCTCCTCGTGGCGCAGGGCATCGCTTCTTTCGGGAACCCCGAACCGCCGATCCCCTCGTGGGAAACCCTCGCCGCCGCACTTTTCTCCCTAGTCCTCAAGGTAATTCTCTACCGCACGACGATTCGCGAAGCCGAACGGCTCTCGAGCTACGCCTTGCGGGCGGTAGCCCTAGACCACCGGTCGGACATCTGGAGCTCTTTGGCGGCCGCCTCGGGAATCCTCGGGTCGTACCTCGCGTGCGCCACCCCCTACGCGTGGTTCCGCCACGCCGACGCGGTGGGGAGCATCGTCGTGGCCGTGCTCATCCTCCACATGGCCTACGACCTCCTCCGGGAAACCGGCGACATCCTCATGGAGCGAACGCTCCCGTCGGAAACCCTCGAGAGGTACGCCCAAGTCGTCCGAAGCTTCCCCGAGGTTCGGCACATCGACCGCCTGCGGGCGCGCACGCACGGCCACTACATCCTCGTCGACCTGCGCATCGCCGTGGACGAAGACCTCACGGTAGCCCAGGGGCACGAGCTGGGTCGCGCCGTAAAAGATGCCCTCATCGCCGGCGATCCCCGCATTCGCGAAGTTCTCGTCCACCTGAACCCGTATCCCCGCCCCGCCGCCGGTTCGATCCCCGACGCGGGCCGCCCTGCGACATCCGGGCTTCCCCGAGCCGAGGACGAACGCGAGACGAGCGGGCGGTCTCCGTAG
- a CDS encoding Transcriptional regulator, DeoR family — protein MRRDRLHRIMFLVETLRRGGRRWTIRALAEAYRDAVGLDRPPSERQLYRDLELLRDDWEAPIEFDRRRKTYRLTDSTWVPKFPAARLTAGEAIALLLALRSIESLEMHVFRDSLRTLQEKLPHLLPEEVGVQRYADIQEAVSFGFPIVRGDADQVAKYLDLFQEAIVQKRIVHMRYYTMHRGEETERDVEPFHLRYYEGVWYLVAYCHLRGEVRTFALDRIRHAEITDRPFSSPDADTFDPEKYFDESWRIERDRERVRVVARFFPPAARYVRERRWHPSQTVLADDGESLVLRFEVLGTNEIRRWLLQYGAQAEVLEPTEFREELQREAEEMYRMYAVPRDLERYDQQIART, from the coding sequence GTGCGCCGCGATCGCCTGCACCGCATCATGTTCCTCGTAGAGACCCTGCGTCGGGGAGGGAGGCGCTGGACGATTCGGGCCCTCGCCGAAGCGTACCGTGACGCGGTGGGCCTCGACCGCCCGCCTTCGGAGCGTCAGCTCTACCGCGACCTCGAACTCCTTCGGGACGACTGGGAGGCGCCTATCGAGTTCGACCGCAGACGCAAGACCTACCGCCTCACGGATTCCACGTGGGTGCCCAAGTTTCCCGCGGCTCGTCTCACCGCAGGAGAGGCCATCGCCCTCCTCCTCGCCCTCCGGTCTATCGAGAGCTTGGAGATGCACGTCTTCCGAGACTCGCTTCGGACGCTTCAGGAGAAGCTCCCGCACCTCCTTCCGGAAGAGGTGGGCGTCCAGCGGTATGCCGACATTCAGGAAGCCGTGAGCTTCGGCTTTCCCATCGTGCGCGGAGACGCCGACCAGGTGGCGAAGTACCTCGACCTGTTCCAGGAGGCGATCGTCCAAAAGCGCATCGTCCACATGCGCTACTACACCATGCACCGCGGGGAGGAGACGGAGCGCGACGTCGAACCTTTCCACCTCCGGTACTACGAAGGCGTCTGGTACCTCGTCGCGTACTGCCATCTCCGCGGGGAAGTGCGCACCTTTGCCCTGGATCGGATTCGGCATGCGGAGATCACCGACCGCCCCTTTTCCTCCCCCGATGCCGACACCTTCGATCCCGAGAAGTACTTTGACGAATCCTGGAGGATCGAGCGCGACCGCGAAAGGGTTCGCGTGGTCGCGCGCTTTTTCCCTCCTGCCGCCCGCTACGTCCGCGAGCGTCGGTGGCATCCTTCGCAAACCGTCCTCGCGGACGACGGAGAATCTCTCGTCCTTCGCTTTGAAGTCTTGGGGACAAACGAGATTCGCCGATGGCTCCTCCAGTACGGGGCACAGGCCGAAGTGTTGGAACCCACGGAATTCCGCGAGGAGTTGCAGCGGGAAGCCGAAGAGATGTACCGAATGTACGCGGTGCCGCGGGATTTGGAGCGCTACGACCAACAAATTGCCCGGACGTGA
- a CDS encoding LSU ribosomal protein L35p, with the protein MPKMKSHRGAMKRFKRTGSGKVVHWRNNRSHLNEHKSRKRLRRLRRKAVFGKTQAKRILRAAPYLE; encoded by the coding sequence ATGCCCAAGATGAAGTCCCACCGCGGTGCGATGAAGCGTTTCAAGCGTACGGGGAGCGGGAAGGTCGTCCACTGGCGCAACAACCGTTCGCACTTGAACGAGCACAAGTCCCGGAAGCGCCTCCGCCGCCTGCGCCGCAAGGCCGTGTTCGGGAAAACCCAGGCGAAGCGGATCTTGCGCGCCGCGCCGTATCTCGAGTGA